GGCAAAGAGTGGGAAGGGAGCGGACTTTTAGCGGACTTGTGCTCGTGGATTCTAAACCCTTCACCCAATACGATCGGGATTTACTCAAGCGGTGCCTGCACAAGGAACCGGGAGCGTGGAATGATTTTGTCGATCGCTATCTGAGTCTGATTTATCACGTCATCAATTACACGGCCTATTTGCGGAGTGTGCGATTGGGTCCGGAAGATGTGGAGGATATAGCCGCGGATATCTTACTGCAACTCGTGGAGGAGAATTTCAAGATTCTGCGGCAATTCCGAGGCGAATCGAGTCTGGCCACCTACCTGACGGTGGTAGCCCGGCGGCTGTGTGTGCGTGAATTGGTCCGGCGGAAGAAGCGGCAGGAAGCCTTAGCACGCGGAGATGTCGTTGTCCCGCCCAGCGAGGTTGAGGGCGATCCGGCGGCTCAGAAGGGACTGGAGCGCCTGGAAGAGGTGGAATACCTTTTGAAACATCTCAAGGGGCGGGAACGGGAAATCGTCCGGCTCTATTATCTGGAAGGTCGGACGTACGAAGAAATCAGCATCGAAACAAACGTGCCCGTGAACACGATCGGGGTCGTGCTCTCACGTGCCCGCGAGAAGCTCCGCCGGCTGGCAAAGCGTTCCCCCTCTCCGGCTGCTGGTGCTGCCCAAAAGGAACCAACTGCCAGTCCCGCTCCTGTGCGCACCGTCAATCCTCCGGGGCAGAAGACTCTCCCCGACCCTCTCGCTGCGGCATCCAGCTCAAGCACCCCTGCCTCGTCTGCACCAGCTCAGGAATCCGCCACACCCTCTGCAACTCCGGCTAGCGAACCACCACCCACTCCACCGGCTTCATCGCAGGCTGAGCCTCCCGCTGCCACATCCAATTGACGGTGCTCTTGTAGCTCCAACTTGCAATGACAGGCATTACATCCTCCTTGCGATGCTAGGCATCACCTTTTGCGTGAACCCGAAGGGATGAAAGGCCGCCTTTAGGACTGCGATGGTGATGAAGGGGCATGTGGCCGAGATCAACATATGACCGGCTTGGTTACTGGAATGCCTCGATGGCGAGCGTCTTACTGATCTTTGGGGTTTTCTCCCGTCAAAATGAGGCGGAGGATTTGGGGCCGGCAGCGGAAACGGATCGGTTCCCGCCCGCTTAACCCCCGACAGACCGTCATAACAGTCCTGCCAGCTTGAAACACTCCGCTATCGAATCGCCGACTGTAAAGACTCGGCACAAAAATCGGCCCAATCACAGGCAAGCGGATTTGCCCGCCGTGAACGTGGCCGCATACCAACAGGTCGATCTGTTGCCGGATAGCCCAAGAGAAATTGTCCGGCGTGTGGCTCAGCCCCAAGCGGAAGGCGGCGTGTGCCGGAGGTTCATCTTGCTCCGCAGGAGCTGGAAGCCAAGGGCCTTCGTGACCAATGACTGCCAATGATTCGCCCCGTACGCTGATGAGTTGCCACTGAGACAATAGCACCTGGTATCCCGCCGCATGCAAGCAGGCGCGAATTTGGTCTGGACCGTGGGACACGTCATGATTGCCCAGAATCGCCAACTTGCCGTAGCGTGCAGCTATCGGCCCCAATAGCGGTACGATCCATTCCCGGTGGTCGTTGCGATCAACGTAGTCGCCAAGCAGGCATACCAGATCAGGGTAGGGACCTTGCAGCACGGTGGCGATCACTTGCTCGAACCAGCGCCGGCTGGGGGTACCGTGGAAGTGGAAATCGCTCAGGACCAGCAAGTGCAAACCGTGCAGGGTCAGGGGAAGGTGGGGCAACCGCAGGATTTGCTCTGTGATTTCTAGGCGAAAGATCTCGTTACCCGGCAATCGGGCGGCCCAACGCATGTAGCCATCCCCCACCAAGTCCTGAATGTGCTGTTTCCCGAAATCGTAATGCTGGCTCTGCTCTTTCTGAAGGCAAGGCGGCGGCCGGCGCACCACCCGCTTCCAGGTTACCCAGGGGAAAACCAGACCCCCCAGCACCAGGCAAGCGGCAGCATAAAGAGCGGCCACTGCTGCGCCAGGAGCTTTTTTGCCGAATGCTAGATACTCCCTCAGCCCGGTCCCAGTGCTGGTGTTGCAGCGGAAGTTCTGATAATGCTGGAACAATTCCGACTCACTCCAGAGGCTGTAACCGATCACGGCGGGGTATGCCGCGATGATGGCGGCGGTCGTGTAACGCCACAATCGCAGTAAGGATTTCGGCCACGGCCGCCCGTAGAAATGATTGAGCAGAGCGGTCCAGAGCACAGCATGGCCGATTCCAGCTACCAAGAGGAGCAAGCCTAAGCATACCGACGGGGAAAAACTGTTCATCGTTCCGCTCGTCAGCTCTCTTCCGGTGATAGGCCAAAGTCGCGAATGGTGAACAGTGATCGCACATCGTAGCGTGCAAGAGTCTGGGCCGCTCCTTCCAGCCGATCGCAGATGGCCAGTACCCGGACCACATGTGCTCCCCGCGCTTCTACAGCCTCGATGGCCTGGGATACGCTTTTGCCCGTGGTGAGAACGTCTTCGAGCACTACGACCCGATCCCCCGCTTGCACCCGCCCTTCCAAGCGTTCCCGGCTGCCATGCTCTTTAGCTTGCTTGCGGACGAAAAAACCCTCCCGGCTTTGACCGCGCTGATGGTAAGCGAGCAGGACAGCCGCTGTCATGGGGATCGCTCCCACCTCCATGCCGCCGAAAGCATGGCAATCCACGTCCGCACTGGCCTCATATAGGCATTCGCCAAGCAAAGCCAGCGCTTCCGAATGGAAGAGCACCTGTTTCGAGTTGATGTAGTACCGGCTTTTCCGCCCGGATGCTAGGGTGAAATCCCCAAACTGGAGGGCGCGTTGCTGAAACAACTCGCGCAACCGCTCATGAGCTGTCATCAATTGATCGCTCCCGTAAAAACGATTGCTCCCGAAAACACTTGCCCAACCAAGGCCTCGCAGGAGAAACGGCAGCCTCAGACCGATCATCGGACCGTGGGATACTGCCTCTCCCCCTTGCAATGGGACGATTTCTCCTGCACCATGATGGATGTACCGCGCCATGAGCTTGGGGACAATTGCTCCGCAGTCAGGAGCCAGTTTGCCAGGCTCTTCTTGTACCATGCAAAGGAGGTAAAAGGCCATGTCGAACTTGCGTACCTATAGCGACGACGAGGTGCGGGCGAAACTGGCCGAGTTAGGCCTGACCGAGTGGTATCTGGAGGATGGCTGGATCCGCCGCAAGTATAACACGGATGGCTGGCCACAAACCCTCATGGCGGTCAATGCCATCGGCTTTCTCTGCGAGGCCGCCTGGCATCATGCCGATCTCGCTGTGACGTGGGGAAAACTCTGGGTCAAACTCAAGACTCATGAGGCAGGAGGAATCACCGACCGCGACTTCGAATTGGCTCGAAAAATTGAGGAAGTCGTCCTCTGGCGGCCCAGCGGAGGCGCCCTAACGGGCAATCCTAAGAAGTTTGTCTTCAGTAAATGAGTGTGCCTCCCCTTCGGGGCGATTGAGCTACTGGTTGGACCGGCCATGCTTCCAACGGGAAGTCATGGCTTACAAGGAATTTCGCTCGCTGTAGGGCTTTCGCTCAGTTTTCCTAGCCAGAGTTTAAGGAGACTTCTTCATGCAACCGGGCACAGGATTGCGTCGCCGGAGTAAGGCCGTTGCTGTGACTCTCAGTAGCATCATGGCCGGCCTGATAGCCGCCCTGGGTTCAACCGTTACTTCGGGTTGGTCCCAGGAGAAATCCCCAGAGTGGCAGCAGGTGGTCGTTCGCTTGCCGCTCCCTCGCGAGGCGGCTGAGTCGATCGGACACCTCATTTATGGAGAAGGTCAAAGTGTTCCGGTTCAAGTGGTACCTCCCGGATTGGGGGATGACCCTTCCATGGGAAGTTATGTGGTCTGTGTCATTCCACGATGGAATGCGTCAAAACCTTTGCGGCTAGCGAAAGTACCAACCCTAGCGGAGCCTCTGAAAGGACAATTCCGACTTGAAGAGAAACCCAACGAAACACTCGATGTGGTTTGGAGGGAGAACAATGTTGTCCGGCCTGTTCTCCAATATGTGTTCCGGCCGCATGATCCGAACGATCATTACTTCACCTTCAAGCCGTTCCATCACGTCTATGATCCGGTGCAGGGAGCCACCGTGTTGACGAGCGGGGCGGTGAAAACAGCCAAGGAGGGATTATTCCCACACCACCGGGGACTGTTTTTCGGTTACAACCGCATCAGCTATGGCAACGGCCAGACGGCGGATATCTGGCACGGCACCAACGGTGTTTTCAGTCAGCATGAGCGGTTCCTAGAGCGGACGGCGGGACCGGTCCTGTCTCGCCACCGTGCGCGTATAGGGTGGTACGGCCGGGATGGGCAGATATTTGCCCAAGAGGAACGGGAAGTTTCTGTGTTTGCCACCTCAGGGGGCACTCTCATCGAGTGGTCTTCCCTCTTGACGACCAAACTGCCCAAAGTTCGCTTGGATGGCGATCCGCAACATGCGGGGTTTCATTTTCGGGCAGCTCAGGAGGTCGCCAGCAACGGCAAGCAGAATACGTACTACCTGCGGCCGGATGGTCGAGGTAAGGTCGGGGAGACGCGCAACTGGGATGCCAAGAAGCCCGATCCGCGGACGGTGGATCTGCCGTGGAATGCTATGAGTTTTGTTGTCGGCGGAAAACGATACACCGTTCTGCGGGTCGTTCATCCGGCCAATCCTCGCCCAAGCCGCGGGAGTGAGCGGGATTACGGCCGCTTCGGGGATTATGTCGAGTATGACCTGACGCCCGACAAGCCCCTGCATCTGCGCTACCGCCTCTGGGTGCAAGCCGGGGAAATGACCGTAGAACAGTGTCAGGCTATAGCGGCTGCTTTCCGCACGCCTCCGGCAGTCGAGTGGCAAAGTCCACGCTGAATCCTACCGATGGCCTATGGGTTCCCGGACGCGAAGCTAATGAGGCTTGACAATTGTTTCGCTTTGCAACGTTTTTTTCAGGTGGGGACTTTGCATCACCCGGAGCAGTTGCTAAACTGTGGGCACCTGATCGGCCGGATCGGAAGGTCGGTCCGGGGTCAGAGGATGTGGACCTGTTTCAGGAGGAAGCACTGTGAAGAAGTATCTGTTGAGCATGGCGGCGGTGTGTGGTTTGGGTGCGCTGGCCTGGGCGGCAGACCCCCCGGCAGGCAGCAACCCTCCCACAGCTCCCTCTCCCTCACCGGCTGCAACCGCGCCAGCAGCGCCGACGGCACCCACAGTGGTGACCACGACGACATCGGGTCGGCGTTTCGGCCTGCTGGCCCGGCTCCGAGAACGCCGCGCTACACGCATCGTCTACACGGCGCCGGTCACCGCACCGTCCACCACTCCCAGCACGACGGTTCCCATGCCCATGCCCAAGCCGGGAGATGGCACCAGCAGCTCGAACAACAGCAAGGTTGTGCCCGCGAGTGGCAGCACGCCGACCCCCAGCGCCGACGCAGGCACCACTGTTGTCACTTCGGAACGTGTCGTACCGGTCCGCCGGATGGGTCTGCTCCAACGGTTGCGCTTGCGCCGCTGAGGGAACGCGGGCTGCAGCATTCCCATGACCAGGAGAATGCTGCACGTTCCATTCACCTTTTGTGATCCGGAAACCTAGGACGCTTGAGCCGATCTGCAACGACACGAGCGGGTCGGCTTGTTTTTTCCGTTTAGCAACAGACCCGTCCTGGCGGCTCGTCGCGTTTCCATTCCAGCAGGGATTGGGTTTTGACAATCGTCCATTCCTCAGGAAAGGTGTGAAAGCAGGACAAACTCAAGCCTCTGCGAACGGGTTGGCTCCTAATGAGACTCAGCGGTGCCAGGCTCAGCCGGTGGCGCGGTTGATAGTGGAATAACAATCCCCGGCTTATACCTTCCGCGACGAGTTCTTCATGGAGGTGAACGAACTGTTCCGGCGGGAGTTGCTCACGTTGTACACAACAGTGGTATCGCCAGAGCGGGGTCAGATCGAAACAACAGGTGCGTTCGCCTTCTACGTTTTTATGGATCAACCGCCCGGTTTCCGGAAGTTCCATGTGAGTTTCGCCGAGCACTTCCTCCAAGCAGGCGTCTTCCAGCCTCCAGCTCAAAGAGTGCCCGCTGGGTATGAGGCGTATTCCCAAGGTATATCCCGGACCCATCACTTGCCGGTTCGCCACGATAGCAAACAGCTCCGGATGCAGGACCCGGTGATATACGACAAAGCGGAGGGTTTTTACCGGTGGCCGTATCAAGGTGCCCGCCATGAGTTCCCAATCACTTTCAATAATCCTGATAGCTCGTCAAGCAGCAACTTTTCCTCTCTTTAGTCCAGCAGGTTTTCGCAGGAATTTCAAGCTCTGTGTGGCCGTTTTGTCTCGGCTTGGGCAAATGCTTGGTCAGCGTTAGGCGGCAGACGTGGAAAACAAAACGGGGGTCAGGTTGCCCGTGACCCCCGAATGCCTGCCATCGAGCTGTCTTCAGCAGGAAATGTTGTCAGTTTCTTGGGCGCACCAGAATGAAGCGCTCCACCGTGGCATCCGCAGGCACAACGAGAGCGCTCGGCTCTTCCTGTTTGGTTTGGGTCTTGGGAGCTTCCTTCTTCGGCTCAGGCTTGGGAGCTTCCTTCTTCGGCTCCGTGGGAGCGGGTTGGGGTGAAGCTGTAGCTCCGTGGCAACCGTGCCCCGCAATCGCCCCGTGGCAGCCAGCTCCTCGCTTGCCGAACAGACCTCCTCCGTGGCATCCCGCTCGATTGAACAGTCCGCCTCCTTGGCACCCGGCCCGCTTGCTGAACAAGCCACCACCCTGGCATCCCGCCCGGTTGAACAGTCCGCCGAAGCATCCAGCCTTGGCCCCATGGCATCCCGCGGCAGCGCCGTGGCAACCCGCCGTGGCACCTTGGCAGCCCCCCTTGTTCCCGAAGGCCGGGGTGTCGGGTGTCCCTGCCACCGCCAACATCAGCACCATACCGTACATTGCGATGCTCCTCCGAGGTGTTTGGACCTACGTGAGTCGGAGTTTATACATCTTCCACTGGCACACCCCCACAGCGTGCCTAGCTTCCGACTCCATCCCATGCCACGAATATCCCCTCTCCTCGTCCTCGTTGCTCCGGGACGGTAGGGTATTCGCTCATACCATGAATCTAAGGATCGCTTTGGCCCTAGTCAACGGTAAAGTGGGAAGTCTAGCTGCGACAGGTGAAAATAGGGGACTGGCGGAAACGATTGCTAGGGTCCGCGCGATCCTAGCGGTCGAACCGGCCAGTCGGAAGGTGCCGCCTGCAATAGGATGGCATTATGAAACAGGCTTGAGCGAGGTCCTTCGAGTATCTGAGGTGTTCGCTCTTGCGAAGCCTTGGGTTCGGGTGTATCATATCCCCGGAAATAAGACCTAATTATCCTGTTTTCACGATTCTAGGTGGATGCTAGCGGGCGCTTCGGCCAACAGAAGAGAGAGGGAATGCGTTATGCTACCGTGCTAAGGCAGTCGATGGAATCAGGTGGAGTCGTCCAGGCAGTCGAACAAGGCAGATTCCGGGATGCCGATCATCATCCTCTGAGGCAGCGAGTCCAGTCATGGAACACGACACAGCGGCCGTCGTCCATCTTCCTCGTTCTGCAGCGGAAGCCGTTCCTCCTTGGCCGACCCCATTAGTCGTGCGGCTGGCAGTTTCAGGTCTCCTCATCAACGGCATCGCCGCCGTGTTGGGGGGCATCCATTACCTGGTGTCCTTTCCCCCATGGCTGGACGGCGTGCGTGTCCTTTTGGTATTGGCGGGGTGCATCCTGACCGGGGCGGCACTTTCCTGGCGGGCGGAGGTGTGGTGGACCTGGGGCTTGGCGGCGGCCACGGCACTGGTCGGTTGGGCAGGCTTGCCGGAAACATGGGATTCGTATCGCCTGGTTTTGGGTGTCGCGGTGGCGGTAGCCCTGGGCGGGGCGCTGTTATTGGCGGTGCCCAAAACCTGGCGCTTGGCCGCCATTTCCCTGTATCTGCTCTTTCACTTCGGGGGCATTTTTCTGGCGACAACCTCGCCACATACTCATAACTATCCAGCCCCGATGGTCACCATTCAGTTATACACCCGCTTGTACCACCCGTACTTGCAGTTCATCTACATGCGGAACGCCTACCACTTTTACTCTCCCGAACCGGGTCCGGCGAGCCTGCTCGTGTTTCTGCTGCGCACCGACACGGGCCAACATGTCCAAGCGGTCGATCCGCAAACCGGCAATCCCTACGAGCGTAAAGTCTACAAGCATCAATGGGTGGTGATGCCCCGGCGGCCGGATGATGTGCGGGACCCGCTCGGACTGTCCTACTACCGGCGGTTATCCCTGACGGAACAATTGGCACGTGGCAGCCCTGGTGTGATCGTTCCCGAAATCTTCGAGAAGTCGGAAGTGCAAGCTCGGCGAATGACCCGCTTGGGCCTGATCCCCTTGCATCCGACGGAGCCGATCGGCTTGCAATATCGCTTGCCGAATTCCGATGTGATGCGCTACTTGCTTCCCTCTTATGCTTCGCATGTCATTCTGTATCACACTCCCGACGTTCAGACGGCAGCACGGACGACGGTGAAAATCTATCGCCTGGAACATCGGACCCTGCGCGTGGAGACGTTCGCAGCCCGCCAGCCAGATGGCAGCTATGCCAGCCCGTTCCATCCCACCACTTATTTGCCCTTTTTCATGGGGGAATTCGATGCGAATGGAGAGCTGATCCATCCCCAAGATGAACTGCTCAACTGGCTGGTTCCGGTGATGCCGCGAGAACCGCGACCCAATGATCCGGATGATCCGTTCCGGAAAACGTACCTGGATTACATGTCGGTGCATGCTTTGGACCTGACCCCGCAACAGGTGCTGCGCGCGGACGAATCGGCGGGGGAAGTCTTCAATTGGAGTCTGTTGCGATGAGTCAAGAGACACCCCAAGCGGCGGCTTCGGAGTCCGCTTTTCCCCCGGTGGGTATCGATGCCAAATTCACGGCTCCGGACGTGCAACCGCGTTCCCCGTGGCAACGCTGGCGGGATTTCTGGTTCTGCCCCGCGGACCCCACCACGCTGGCGTTCATCCGCATTAGCACCGGCTTGCTCGTGCTCTATATCCATCTGGCTTACAGTCTGGACTTGCAGGCGTTCTTCGGCGAACACGGTTGGTATGCCGCCCGCTTCATCAATCGGGAGCGCAAGGAATCGCCCATGGTGGTGACACCGTGGCTGGATCATTGGGAGGACAGCCAAGAGGGTTGGGCGCAGTTATCGGATTTCCCTCACCGACGCGCCGCTTTGATGCGCTTCCTGCGTTCCTTGCCAGCGGATGCCGCGCAGAGGCAACGTGATCTCGCCTATCTCCAGCGGATCTTCGCCTATCGTAATTCGGCGGATGTGCTCATTGCCCTCAATTATGTCCAATCGATGGCGACGGAGCGCGAGCTGGAACGGTATCTGACGGCCCTGCAAGGGGGCCAAGTGGAACTGAGCGAAGAAATCGTCATTGGCGCCCGGCCCAAAAGCTTCGGCAAGCAATACGAACCGCCCCCTGTTTTCGCCACCCTGTCTGCGGACGAAAAACGTCAATTGGCGCAAGAGATCCGCCATTTCTGGCACGCCCTGGCGCGGGTACCTTGGATCGATCCCAAACAGGAGCGGACTTACGTTATCAATCACTTCATGGAAGCCGGTCCGGTTATGCGCCAGGCCTTGCTCGAGTT
This genomic interval from Thermogemmata fonticola contains the following:
- a CDS encoding RNA polymerase sigma factor, producing the protein MDSKPFTQYDRDLLKRCLHKEPGAWNDFVDRYLSLIYHVINYTAYLRSVRLGPEDVEDIAADILLQLVEENFKILRQFRGESSLATYLTVVARRLCVRELVRRKKRQEALARGDVVVPPSEVEGDPAAQKGLERLEEVEYLLKHLKGREREIVRLYYLEGRTYEEISIETNVPVNTIGVVLSRAREKLRRLAKRSPSPAAGAAQKEPTASPAPVRTVNPPGQKTLPDPLAAASSSSTPASSAPAQESATPSATPASEPPPTPPASSQAEPPAATSN
- a CDS encoding metallophosphoesterase → MNSFSPSVCLGLLLLVAGIGHAVLWTALLNHFYGRPWPKSLLRLWRYTTAAIIAAYPAVIGYSLWSESELFQHYQNFRCNTSTGTGLREYLAFGKKAPGAAVAALYAAACLVLGGLVFPWVTWKRVVRRPPPCLQKEQSQHYDFGKQHIQDLVGDGYMRWAARLPGNEIFRLEITEQILRLPHLPLTLHGLHLLVLSDFHFHGTPSRRWFEQVIATVLQGPYPDLVCLLGDYVDRNDHREWIVPLLGPIAARYGKLAILGNHDVSHGPDQIRACLHAAGYQVLLSQWQLISVRGESLAVIGHEGPWLPAPAEQDEPPAHAAFRLGLSHTPDNFSWAIRQQIDLLVCGHVHGGQIRLPVIGPIFVPSLYSRRFDSGVFQAGRTVMTVCRGLSGREPIRFRCRPQILRLILTGENPKDQ
- the pyrE gene encoding orotate phosphoribosyltransferase; the encoded protein is MTAHERLRELFQQRALQFGDFTLASGRKSRYYINSKQVLFHSEALALLGECLYEASADVDCHAFGGMEVGAIPMTAAVLLAYHQRGQSREGFFVRKQAKEHGSRERLEGRVQAGDRVVVLEDVLTTGKSVSQAIEAVEARGAHVVRVLAICDRLEGAAQTLARYDVRSLFTIRDFGLSPEES
- a CDS encoding 4a-hydroxytetrahydrobiopterin dehydratase, whose amino-acid sequence is MSNLRTYSDDEVRAKLAELGLTEWYLEDGWIRRKYNTDGWPQTLMAVNAIGFLCEAAWHHADLAVTWGKLWVKLKTHEAGGITDRDFELARKIEEVVLWRPSGGALTGNPKKFVFSK
- a CDS encoding DUF6807 family protein encodes the protein MQPGTGLRRRSKAVAVTLSSIMAGLIAALGSTVTSGWSQEKSPEWQQVVVRLPLPREAAESIGHLIYGEGQSVPVQVVPPGLGDDPSMGSYVVCVIPRWNASKPLRLAKVPTLAEPLKGQFRLEEKPNETLDVVWRENNVVRPVLQYVFRPHDPNDHYFTFKPFHHVYDPVQGATVLTSGAVKTAKEGLFPHHRGLFFGYNRISYGNGQTADIWHGTNGVFSQHERFLERTAGPVLSRHRARIGWYGRDGQIFAQEEREVSVFATSGGTLIEWSSLLTTKLPKVRLDGDPQHAGFHFRAAQEVASNGKQNTYYLRPDGRGKVGETRNWDAKKPDPRTVDLPWNAMSFVVGGKRYTVLRVVHPANPRPSRGSERDYGRFGDYVEYDLTPDKPLHLRYRLWVQAGEMTVEQCQAIAAAFRTPPAVEWQSPR
- a CDS encoding DUF2617 family protein, with product MAGTLIRPPVKTLRFVVYHRVLHPELFAIVANRQVMGPGYTLGIRLIPSGHSLSWRLEDACLEEVLGETHMELPETGRLIHKNVEGERTCCFDLTPLWRYHCCVQREQLPPEQFVHLHEELVAEGISRGLLFHYQPRHRLSLAPLSLIRSQPVRRGLSLSCFHTFPEEWTIVKTQSLLEWKRDEPPGRVCC